TAAACATAAAGGGCACCTAACGGAGAACATaaccaatataaaaataatattaaatatgaattgctaaaatgaaaaaagaaaatcccaaattttaaaggccaaaaatacactttactctttttttgtttttgatatttttccaTTTGCACAAACTATGCCACCTTCCTATTTTCaagaatgtaaaaattatattataaaacattGGACTCAcgtatgaaaaaaataaaaatccatttaaaattttttttccaagtatatatatatatatatgaaaaattggaTTAAGATCACATAGTTTCACCATAGAGTTGTGATTGATCATAAGATTATAAAAGGATGAAGTAGATTTTgtcacaataaaaaattaacaaaatcaaattcacTTGTTTCAAAATGAATAAGAAGAATTTTAAGAACTTTAGAATAAAGTTATCCCAGATAATCTAAAAGATCTTATTGTAAAAAGTCAATACTTACTTTATGTTTTAGTTGAAGTATAtatatcatgattttttttttttttttgaggtgaatatatcattaatttttattttagtttcaaTGTTAAGTGAAattatttagatattttattattatataaaagatgggtttaaactttaaactcaTTGCCATTATGAGGGGAAACAAAGAGGATAAATCTGCATATAGTTGCAGCATGTAACTTAAAGAACTAATCTTACTTATGTATTTGATTTACATGAGACTTAGAAAAAGGCAAACAGAAACCCAATTAATTACTCATAGGAGGCCTTCTAAAGATCTGGCTGgcagcaaataaaaaataagaataactTAGAGACAACGAGGGGAAAGGCAATGGAGATAAAAATAATACCATTCTTGTTCAAAACTAGAACGACATTCATTTtattaaaaggaaataaaatacctttttttttttttttagagagtttcaacctatagtgtCCACTTCTaataatagttctttattattaaaccAAGTAACCAATTGGTTTTGGTGCAAGCGGGGATTGAACTCTAAATCTCCTAACTCAACCATTAGATAATTTATCAactgagctaactagaacccataGATAAAATACCGTACTTTTTCAACGCCAAAATAGCATTCATTTTGTAATATGATTGTGGCTGTTGTTGCTGCCAGTCACAGTTCTCTATTGTAGCTAATTGCATAAAAACTAGCTCAAAGAAATCCTGTCGTTCATATGCAATGCATGGCTGTGTAAAGCCTTATGTCATTcagttttggtaatttttagtaatatatgcAGAACAATAAGTCTAAGAACATAACATTTTTGACAACTAATGACGTGGCTAGTTGTGGTTTGTGCATAACAAGAAGTCtaggaacatatcaattttgaCAACTATGGACATGACTAGTTGTGGTTGGTGCATAACAAGTGTAATGTCAATGATAGACCTAAGTGAAAATAATGTTGCTCCAATTACAACAAGTCATATCAGAAATTATTAGAAAGCAAAGATATTGTGAAAGATATTGTATGCCTAATGTTAATTATGAAGATAGTGAAGAACAGACACCTGCTAACCAAAACCAATCATTTTACTGATTCAGAGTGTACTAGTTCATGAATTAACCAAATCAGTGACTACTTATATTTTAAAGTCTCAATAATGTGATCCGATTATATTTTAATcctttgacccaaaaaaaaaaaaaggagaaagttTAGATACTAGAGCTACAGTTTTAGATAACACTAGACACTGATGTAGGATTAAGCATACTCATCATCCGCCACTTGCTTAACATACGTTCAACAGGTTCCCAAGATAGTCTATAACTGGTTGTCTGGTGCAGAACAGTCGGAGATGACTTCAACCAAGGAATCCAGCCAAATGTCCTTTTACCAGCGGCTGCTTCAATGTTTTCAATCTTGACACCCTTCAGAAAGTGTCGCCAACATTTATTTCGAGTGTTGTACGTACAGCAGTTTGGATTTTCTACTCTGTGCATCATCTTTTCATGCACCAACTATACatcagggaaaaaaagaaagaaaaaggaattcaGTTACAATTGTTCCCAGGAGGCACAAATTCAAAGTTATTCTTCCATAGCACCCATCAAAGTTATGACAGTTCATACCATGATGTGtagagaaaacacacacacacacacacacacaaacaccaTACAGATGCACAACCCATCAACCATGCATATTTGCGTACAAAGGGAAGTCTTCGCTAAAATCATTTTTGACAGCATGACAATGTTATATGTTACAGCTCTGTGAGATCCTATCTACCTTGGGGAATTCACTGCTGGGAGATGATACTACTGATAGAATCTCTGGGTGCCATGTCCTCAACAAATTATCCAATAAATCTTCAAGGCCCATTGATGGTTTGATTATTTCAAGCTTCAGATCAGATTGTGGAGGAAGCAAAatttcttctaaattttcatGTATAATGACATTCTGAGGACAAGcaggaaaataaattttgtcaGATGTAGTATGTTGATAGGGGTTCATAATTTTTCAGAGAGTTAAAAAGGCAAATACCTTTTTGGAGCGGACAACCAATTTTAAGCCATTGGAGTGTTTTAACTTCTCGAGAAGTTTTCTCAATCTAGTAAACCAGAGAGCATCCTCACCTCCAAGGTGGTTATAGCTACGTATATGTACTGgttcaaaagaaaatttggcCTCCTTTAATGATAAAGGATTTGAAAATGAGAAAGGCATTCTATCACCCTTAAACTCGAATGAAAAGAGATTTGGAGCATCTATGTCAGCCTCCACTAGATTTTTGCATCCTCTCAAGACAAGTCTTCTAAGCCAAACACTCGAAATCGTTATGTTCTTCAATTTATTGCATTTGCTTAGGTCCAATTTCTCAAGGAAAGGAAAACTAGCTAACCGATCTTGAAACATTTCATCTGTCATGTTGCCATCCTCCAATGTTaatctttttaaagagaaacaaGCAACCAAGTCAATTTTGCAGTGCATGGATTCCTTCCCACAATACCAAAAAGTTTGAAGATATGGAGCTTTGACTTCAATCTCTTCCAGTCCATGGCAATGGTGTACCTCAACCCTGTCAAGTTTAAGAAGACCTGAAACCCGCAGAACCTTCAACCCTGTGCAATGTATGAATCTCAAATCCTCAATTAAAGGGCAGCAGGAGATCAGATTGTCAATAATCTGTTGATCAACACAGACCTTGCGGAGATACAATTTTTGCAGTTTTGGAAGCTTTATATCGCAGTGAGATTTTAACATACACCCATGTAACCTTAATCCAGTTATTGTTTTTGAAGCAAAAATAGTTGGGGGCAACTTGTAACGTTTACTTTTCTTGACAACATGGAGATCTAGCTCTTTCATGTTGTTTTCAATGGCAATGTTGATCCACTGCTCCATATGAGGGGCCAGTTCAAAATCATATCTGGTAATATGTAGTACCAATTTCTGTATGCTTAATTTTCGCTCAAGGTGGCTCTTCAAAGAGTTGTCAACAAAGTCAGTAAATGCCCTTTTCATGTTCCTTATATCCTGACGTCCCTCTTGTTGCTGAATCTTGTGTTGGTCAAATATCAAAACGGAGAATGAAGTCCATATCTGCCTCCACTTTCTGGACAAGATACTTGTTCGAGCTGCATCTTTTGTATCATTAAGGAAAGAAAGGATGTGATGGATGATGTATTCAGGCAACTGGGAGATTAGATCCCTGGATTCAACTCTTCGGTCCAGCTTGTCTACATGTTCCTCACTTAGCTTCCTTCTTTGCCCAATAGTCTTGTCAATGGTGTTGAAACTTCTTCTCATTCGTTTCCCACAAACAGTAGGTGTCTGTGAGACCAAATCCATGGGGATGGTTCTCTCATCCACAGAAACggaatcttttttcttttccccagTACACATTTTCTTCCTTGAACTTTTCTGAAGGGCTCTTCTCAGCATCTTTTCTTATCCTCTTCTTGGATCCTGTCTGCAGTAGTATTATGTTACATTAGGATAAACTTTTCCCCTCGTGATAATAATATTCATGAAAGgagaaaaaatattacaaaacgattgaattaatcaaaattaaacacCCTGGGCAGGCATGgggtttaaaaaattaaaaaaaaaaagatagacagacaaaaagaaagaaaaaaatagggggaaaaaacaGTTAGTAAAAGACTAATTTAAAATCTGCACAATGCAAAGACATGAAATTGATTACTACCATTCGAACAAAATCCTTAAAGCAATTTTTGTCACTATTAAAGCTTTCAATGGATTGATCTAATGGAAATTTTACATGGAATCCAAGATTTCTAAGaatggcacaaaattgagaaAGTGGTTGAGGATTTAAGAGCTATTATAAGGAATGAAGTATAGAGGGTGGCAACTCTTTCCTTGGAGAAGTAAATGAAGAGTCAAGGCTTCACCAAGAGTGGGAATTTTCATTTGTATGGCAATATTAGGGAAGATCCTTACAACAGATAAGGAGAGAATGTGTGGAACAATCATTGCAAATTGGTGCTATTTTGTAAATTAAACTGGGACAGTGGATCATCCAATTTCTTCACTGTGACATTGCTAGGGAAATGTAGACTTATGTGTTTTCTTGTTTGGTGTTAAATGGGTCATGCCAAGAACAGCAGTTGCATTATTGCATTGTTGGAAAGGATGCTTTGGTAGATATTGTAGTGGTGAAATTTGGAAGGTAGTTCCTATGTGTTCAATGTGTTAAATGGGCCATGCCAAGAATGATGGTTGATTGATAGCATTTCTGGAAATGAAACTTTTGCTGATATTGTAGCGGTGAATTTGGAAAGATTCTGTTTTGcaatgtggtgtctttggagagaAAGGAAAGCAGGTGCAACATTTCTTAAGGTAGTGAACCATCAGTAATGAGGTTGAAGCTTTTGTCCTTGTGATCTCTTCATGATTGGACAATGGATAACGTTTCATTTTCGCTTTCAAATTTGTTGGAGTTCTTtgatcttttaaattttttatgctaGATAtcattttgggttttttttaggtaataaaactttttttcaaatatgGTGAATATCATGTTCACGATGGTGAACATTATgatcaagaacaaaaatttaagctAACAGAGTGTATGAATTCATTTTGGGTTCTCCTTGTATACATTTTGTGTACTAGAGTTGTGCCCCTATAGTGCTTTATATTGAAGTTtactaacacacacacacacacacacacatatatatattaaatcgaAGCTTTCCATGGTAGCCTCTTCAACAACAGAAGTGAAAGTGGGAAGAAATTCCCCACTATGCAATTGAAGGATACATTATAATATGTTATGACTTCTCATTTTAATGAACAAGCACAAGCATGGTGGTTTCATGAGTGTTGCAGAAGGTAACAAGACTTCCATATAGTCAACATATTAAAAGACAGTTAACTGTAATAACTCTTAGACACATGTGAAGAAATTTAAGACGTAAAGGGTTTTTGGTCCCAATGGGGGGATCAGTTCagttttagaaattattttattaaaaatgctaCTTAGAAATATATCACGTGAGGACTGCAAATAATgtatttatagtttatactcTGTGGatgctttaa
The sequence above is drawn from the Castanea sativa cultivar Marrone di Chiusa Pesio chromosome 5, ASM4071231v1 genome and encodes:
- the LOC142633790 gene encoding putative F-box/LRR-repeat protein At3g42770 codes for the protein MLRRALQKSSRKKMCTGEKKKDSVSVDERTIPMDLVSQTPTVCGKRMRRSFNTIDKTIGQRRKLSEEHVDKLDRRVESRDLISQLPEYIIHHILSFLNDTKDAARTSILSRKWRQIWTSFSVLIFDQHKIQQQEGRQDIRNMKRAFTDFVDNSLKSHLERKLSIQKLVLHITRYDFELAPHMEQWINIAIENNMKELDLHVVKKSKRYKLPPTIFASKTITGLRLHGCMLKSHCDIKLPKLQKLYLRKVCVDQQIIDNLISCCPLIEDLRFIHCTGLKVLRVSGLLKLDRVEVHHCHGLEEIEVKAPYLQTFWYCGKESMHCKIDLVACFSLKRLTLEDGNMTDEMFQDRLASFPFLEKLDLSKCNKLKNITISSVWLRRLVLRGCKNLVEADIDAPNLFSFEFKGDRMPFSFSNPLSLKEAKFSFEPVHIRSYNHLGGEDALWFTRLRKLLEKLKHSNGLKLVVRSKKNVIIHENLEEILLPPQSDLKLEIIKPSMGLEDLLDNLLRTWHPEILSVVSSPSSEFPKLVHEKMMHRVENPNCCTYNTRNKCWRHFLKGVKIENIEAAAGKRTFGWIPWLKSSPTVLHQTTSYRLSWEPVERMLSKWRMMSMLNPTSVSSVI